The genomic interval GGCGCGATCACCGCCTGCTTCACCGGCACCGGCGAAAGTTCTTGCGCGGCACGCAGATAACGCTCCGCGTAGATTTGATAGCGGAACGGCCCCGCGGTGAGCCGGGGCAGCTGCCGCTGATGCCCGTCGGCGAACGGGATCACCGCGCCGTCGGGCGCCAGGCCGGGCAGGCCCGTGATCGGATAGGTGGCGAAGCTGGGTTTGGCCTGCTCGCCGTCGGTCACCACGCGGGAGCCGAGGGCGACCAGGCTGTCGATGGTCTCGGCGACGGCACGCCGCTGCCGTTCGGCAAGGGCCGCGGCGTCCAGGTCGCCGGACTGGTACGCCGCCAACGCGTCGAGCAGGTCGGCGGGACGGGGGATACTGCCGATGGATTCGCTCGGAATGGTCACGCCGCGAGTGTAGAGCGCGCAGCGCCGGCCGATGCCCGGAATCGGCTGTACCTGTTCATTTTTCGATGACGGATACGTTCAATCCGAGCTCGCCACGACCTTGTCGGGTTCCTCCCCCGGAGGCGGCGCGGTGACCAGATCGATCTGCTCGCCGATATAGCGGACCACCACGGCCACCACGGCGGCCACCGGCACCGCGAGGAACGCGCCGACGATCCCGAAGATCGAGCCACCGGCGGTGACGGCGAGCAGCACGATCACGGCGTGCAACTTCATGCTGCGGCTCTGCAGCACCGGCTGCAGCACATTGCCCTCGATCTGCTGCACCGCGATGATGATGCCGAGCACGATCAGCGCCGTGGTGAAGCCGTTGGCCACCAACGCGACCAGCACCGCCAGCGCCCCGGCGACGAACGCGCCGACCATCGGCACGAACCCACCGATGAAGGTGATCACCGCCAGCACCATCGCCAGCGGCACGTGCAGGATCACCAGACCGGCCCCGATGAAGACCGCATCGATCAGGCTCACCAGCGCCTGGGTCCGGATGAACCCGCCCAGCGTGACCCAGACCCGGTTCAGCACCTCTTCGAAATGACGACCGCCCCGGCTACCCAGCAGCGCGTGCAGCCACGGCAGGAACCGCGGCCCGTCCTTGATGAAGAAGAACGTCAGGATCAGCACCAGGAACAGCGTGACCACGGTCGAGGTGGCCGTGCTCACCCCGCTGAAGACGCCCGACGCGATCCGCTCGGAGCTGGACTGCAGCCGGTTCACGATCGCGTCCACCGCCGAATCCAGCTGCTCCTGCCGGATGTTCAGCGGCGGCCCCTGCAGCCAGTCCTGCACCTGGTGGATACCGGCGCTGGACCGATCGGCCAGCTCCGGCGCCTGGTCCACGACCGACGGCACGATCAGCGCGATGATGCCGGCGAACAGCGCGAGAAAGCCGAGCACCACGGTCGCGGCCGCCGCGGCCGGCGGGAAGCGGTGGCGGGTGAGCCAGCGGGTCGGCGGCCACAGCACGGTCGCGACGACCAGCGCCAGCAGCACCGGCAACACCACCACCCACAGCTTGGCGACGAGGTAGGCCAGCACCCAGGCACCCGCCGCGACCGCGACGATGCACACCGACCACTTCGCCAGCCAGAGCAGCCCGGTGCCGATCACCATCCCGCGGTCCGGTAGCGGCCTGCTCGAATCATTCTGTGCCGCAGGCGGATTCGTCGACTCACTCACCACGCCGCCTCCCCCGCACCGCACGCCGCGCCCACGACCGCGATCGCGCCGCACTCGGTTCCTCGTGTCGACAATTCGTTCACCAGCTCGCTCACGGGCACCAGTCTGTCACGG from Nocardia wallacei carries:
- a CDS encoding AI-2E family transporter, translating into MSESTNPPAAQNDSSRPLPDRGMVIGTGLLWLAKWSVCIVAVAAGAWVLAYLVAKLWVVVLPVLLALVVATVLWPPTRWLTRHRFPPAAAAATVVLGFLALFAGIIALIVPSVVDQAPELADRSSAGIHQVQDWLQGPPLNIRQEQLDSAVDAIVNRLQSSSERIASGVFSGVSTATSTVVTLFLVLILTFFFIKDGPRFLPWLHALLGSRGGRHFEEVLNRVWVTLGGFIRTQALVSLIDAVFIGAGLVILHVPLAMVLAVITFIGGFVPMVGAFVAGALAVLVALVANGFTTALIVLGIIIAVQQIEGNVLQPVLQSRSMKLHAVIVLLAVTAGGSIFGIVGAFLAVPVAAVVAVVVRYIGEQIDLVTAPPPGEEPDKVVASSD